CATGGTTCGGGCGAGTTCTTCCATCTGACCGTGTGCGCGATCGAAGTCCCGGTGCACGGGTAGATCAACCAGTTCGAACGCAGCAGCAGTAGTTAGGACGAGCAGCGGTGTGAGCGCACTTGCCCACGTCAGTCTGCGATGTCGTGTCCAGTACTTGTACAACCTGACTGCCCACACGCTGCCAGTGGCGACGAGGCCGAAAAGTGCCAGCCACACGGTTGCGAAGTCGAGAAGTGTGTCCTCGGGTGAGGGGTATTCCCACCACTCGTATCGCATCCCGGCAAGGAGGACGAGGAACAGAACAGCCGCGAGCGCAGTGCCAAGCCCCCGACGACTACCTCGCCGGGGTTGCTTATCGCGCGTCTCGCTCATGCGGCTGAGGTGCGCGGGCGCGACTTGTGCAGTGCAGCGGCAACCGATCCGAGGACGACCAGGGGTACTGCGGAAAGCAGCTCTCCCCAGTACGAGGACCAATTGATCAGCCCGATGATCGACACCCCCACCAGTATTGCGACGGCCAACCAGGAAACCCACTGTCGCATCGCCACTGCCGCGACCAGCGGCGGTGCTGTGAGCAACAACCCGAGCCCGACCACCGGCCACACCCCGATTACGTCGACGATACGGTCTTCGCACCGATAGGAGGACCGGCTTTCTCCGATCTTCGAGCACTCCAACGACACATCACTCATCGACCCCGACGTCCACACCAACGCGCCGAACGCCAACGCGGCCACAGCGGTGAACCACCATATAAATCTCGACACGTCGGCAGCGTATCCCGTCTCAGTTCCGCGATTCGTACGTCTACAGCAGACCGGATCGTCAGCGACACCGGTACCGAGGCGATCTGCTCATACGGTTCGGCACCCCGTACATAGTCGGCAGGCCAGACAGCCACCCGACACGAAATTTGTCACGGTTCCGGACTGCCCTCGTGACCTCGATGACAACACTCACTGGGGCGGCCCCGCTACGCTCCGAAGATGGCCGTAATGAAGGAGATCAACAAGTGGATCGGTAGCCGGCCGACGGGTCTGCCTACTCGGTCGAAGCCTCCCGGCCCAATTCTGCTGGCGTTCGTCACCGTCGCAGTCATCGTGTGGGTGTGCCTGGACCGGAATTGGTGGTCGTCCCCTTTCGGTTCGTACACGTGGCTCGATCCCCTCCTCGCCGCGATGGCGTGCGTGCTGATATTTCTGGTGACCGGTCTGGTCTGGGCTATTCGCACCCTCTACGTTCTGGGTCGGGACCAGCGATGGGCGTGGTGGGTCGTACCGGCCCCAGCAGTCGTCCTCACCGGACTCGCCTTCCTGGCGCTGATGCCATCGACGTCGTTCCTCGATGAGCGGAGCGAATTCGAGGCCATTGCAGTCGCCATACATAACAAGCCCGGGGCCTATCGAGAGCACTTCGAGATCGGGCCCTTCGACATCAGAAGGGCCAGCAGTTCACCGACGGGTGAGGTGTATTTCGCCGGCAACGCAGGCATTTTCAGCACCTCCACCGGATGGGTCTACTCCCCAGACACCGAACCGGCAGGATTCACTACCCTCACCCACCTCGGCGGCCCCTGGTACGAGTACGAGTACGAGTACGCGCGGGGCTGACTATATGGCCCTTGCCGAAAGAGGAGAGCAGCAATGACTTTCGAGCTGTGTGCCGATTCGACACCCGCGCTGTGGATGACTTCTCAGAACTTGCCCTGGTACCGGCTTGCCGGGCGCGGACCGATCGGCTTCGAGAAGTATGCGCGACTGTTGTTCATCCCCGACCCGGAATTCTCCGGACAGAAAACCAGCGACATCGAATTCGACGGAGACGGCCCGAGCGAACTCATGCAGGTCGCAACAGCACTCAACGTCCTGACTGGGCACACGACCACCCCGGACGAATGCTACTTCGCAATCTGGGACGGATGGGATTCCATCACCATTGCACCGTGGCCGAACTTCAAGATTCCCAACCGCGACTACTGGCTCATACGCGGCACACTCGCCGACTACGAACACTGGAACAGCGACAATCCAGCATTGTGGGCTTACGGCGACACCCCTGATCCCGCCTTCATCTTCCCTGCCGACCACGCCTGGTGCATCACCAACGATGTCGATCCGCACTTTGCCACCATCGCAGCCGCAGCTGAGGCAATCGACGAGATTCTTGGAAACGATCAAATCGACACTGTCCTCGACGACCCCGATAGTGAACCCGACTACTGGTATTAGTTTCTCGCGCAATGGAAGTCGGCGGGCACTTTATGAGCTCACGACCGCGGACTGCTGGCGCGTCGTCCGAGCACCGCAATTCTTACTACGACGACAGCCACGGCTGTCAGTCGACCCGCAACAAAACTTTCACGGCTGCAGCCTGACGCGGCCCGACTCCACACTTTTTTGCGGAGTTGTCATTGAATTCGAGGGGTCCGTCGGTACAGTAAACATACGGTGACCCGACGCCCGTCACGCCTCGTCGTGCGGACTCCCCTACTGCGTCGGGAATTGGATGAACGCTACAAACCCACGCACCCTCCGCGTTTTCATTGCAGGGTGGGTCATTCAGGACGGTTCCTTTCCCCGTGCATCGATCGGAGACGCTGCAGACGTCGTCCTCGAGCACTGTTCGTCGGCGGATGCACCATCAATCTGCGATGA
This region of Rhodococcus sp. PAMC28707 genomic DNA includes:
- a CDS encoding DUF1109 domain-containing protein, which encodes MAVMKEINKWIGSRPTGLPTRSKPPGPILLAFVTVAVIVWVCLDRNWWSSPFGSYTWLDPLLAAMACVLIFLVTGLVWAIRTLYVLGRDQRWAWWVVPAPAVVLTGLAFLALMPSTSFLDERSEFEAIAVAIHNKPGAYREHFEIGPFDIRRASSSPTGEVYFAGNAGIFSTSTGWVYSPDTEPAGFTTLTHLGGPWYEYEYEYARG
- a CDS encoding ABC transporter permease, encoding MSRFIWWFTAVAALAFGALVWTSGSMSDVSLECSKIGESRSSYRCEDRIVDVIGVWPVVGLGLLLTAPPLVAAVAMRQWVSWLAVAILVGVSIIGLINWSSYWGELLSAVPLVVLGSVAAALHKSRPRTSAA